One Hippoglossus stenolepis isolate QCI-W04-F060 chromosome 9, HSTE1.2, whole genome shotgun sequence genomic region harbors:
- the clip1a gene encoding CAP-Gly domain-containing linker protein 1 isoform X1, translating into MSTAKASGIKGPSKIARPPGTGAPKTNPSAGAKVAADKSAAIASGGDAQNAEESFQVGERVWVNGNKPGCIQFLGETQFAPGQWAGIVLDEPIGKNDGSVAGVRYFQCEALRGIFTRPSKLSGTEGESNGTLTEPPSRATSPTPSVDSVASHTPAAKSMMPSTTPAAKKPSTTTPATPATPATPATPATNLVRTNSESVSNLSETGSVKKGERELKMGDRVLVGGTKAGVVRFLGETDFAKGEWCGVELDEPLGKNDGAVAGTRYFQCQPKYGLFAPVHKVTRIGFPSTTPAKAKTTVRKVVATPSGLKRSPSASSISSMSSVASSVSAKPSRTGLLTETSSRYNRKISGTTALQEALKEKQQHIEQLMGERDMERAEVIKATSHVGEMEQEINLLRDDHEQMETKMDQLRTLVEAADKDKVELLNQLEEERRKVEDLQFRVEEACITKGDLETQTRLEHAHIKELEQSLLFEKTKAEKLQRELEDTRVASVSERSRVMYLERDLTLRTREVADLQLRLGTEPGSGDSTLSPLLEEIHSLRDQLAAQEAKQQEELTTYKEKQDAQEKIHSKEVAQLQATSVRLSGENEQVQMRLSQAEKENADITELWRSKLESSVASHQQTLEELKVSFSKGAGAQTEELVETKSALETLKLEHKLAVEEAGAKHDANTAAWTQETRALKAQLLSLTEDKERLEELVRSSVDKTEEQHLVEMEDVLGKLHTAELRVKELEEKEEVLAQQAQDKDRQTKDQMAEVVALRSKIAQGSQEVVTLKSQLEKVQSQENHQGSKVSELSSQLEGQQKEVLSLQQTLTTVKQDNDTLEQELGGLKQKLAESTEEQTKSAKSMQETLEKLNKKEEQCTSLTTESESLRSQLAGLERKLNAADEKLEQLSKDKSKLEKDISEVMTASGDSSVQLTKMNEDLIQKERRLEEFQSQLAEEKEKVAHLDEKLQQELSRKEQELKESNDAHNSQMKDLQEKIDSLEKTAKQGATLVGELKASQEKSLSEASELHVKELDVLQSQVETLKQELSSSKDKTQELKKLVSELQPYKEQAQCLSAELDTCKHDVEQLSKKLEKQSLDLEKVCKESEDVKAVRGKLETQLSDLQTKLSALEVTHQELSLRNEELLKTRDELSKRQEELLTNNKRSDEERVVLNKELEKLRDLLQQVQTENKNLTRTKGEKIAQIEELQKQNAEKNDLLLKHQQDIEQLQAKKKQLLEDYEKVCKERSRLEEDANESRSKLTCEKDDLILERDAARNAKKSLDAKNAELQEKLKSLNLEKEDLTMKNTQLQALTETLTKEKVEMSSEISASVCDKKNLETVKEELQNKLAVTKKDLETSIRECEELKASKRSLSQMLEEFKTSSQVTDSERVHLLQEKENLLAIQRKVCNEKEELLREMEEIKEKLQTSTEQQFQANEKFKEVSSSFEQERQVFRLQNSETEMSLHAIRKEKMSLDSALEQQKMDYERLAGEKGELEEKQTKALSEKSLLSLERDKLASDVRLTKDEMDSYSRSNADLIQEKSHLSTLLEENKRQKDEVEAEVTSLKREKAELQNELQKQNSDIENLEKGKRELVQEHGKLKMDFEKTNLELVQQLDNLTKNGHRLQSLQTEADKKVQSLQKENQGLLQEIQEFKAQTESMADAKQLLETQLQAESGERTKEMSHKDGLSKQIDELQKTLSKATQENKQISSNLKNADEQNQSFIVDKEALETQLKQREKETSHLTEDKEQLLSKLEEMGKQMTLLTTEKEDLLAAQCKVEQDVSSLHANKENWLTERSRLLEELEKLQVSQKQLEVDVKALQTDKEVLDKQYRNAVAEVSASAAVKEEISSSVSGLTAQKNSLQVERDEAIQEVRQLESQLKNVISKQLEATEASGTTAEALEQLAKEKASLIQEKNEATSLLVELRSSQKETDTQLETLKKENSKHQEDLKVSKDQLHTESQKIKSLCKEIEEHKEAVSVKSQSLQTLQDENNKLTQELDNKHRDQSDVSKLKDGQTKLKKQLGQLKQSLPINAFSESTLKEQLDKEKAALQQSVHKNSALISEKDQQVENLRSELTALRGESVSAKALQGTIQALERDKANLQERVQRLEKDLAAGPENINHSSGDAASDQSREDKDTADSQAAIEFLNSVIVDLQKKNKELKDKLEKMAEAALNGNNRSELDNYDGNGQEPVKKKVPPRLFCDICDCFDLHDTEDCPTQMQMPDSPPHTTYHGCKEDRAYCDICEVFGHWTESCTDDQTF; encoded by the exons atgagCACAGCTAAGGCCAGTGGAATCAAAGGGCCCAGCAAGATAGCCAGGCCACCTGGGACAGGAGCCCCCAAAACCAACCCCAGCGCAG GAGCTAAAGTTGCAGCTGACAAATCAGCTGCAATTGCCAGTGGAGGAGATGCCCAAAACGCTGAGGAGAGCTTCCAGGTTGGGGAGCGGGTATGGGTGAACGGGAATAAGCCAGGCTGCATTCAGTTTTTGGGAGAGACACAGTTTGCCCCAGGGCAGTGGGCTGGGATTGTTCTGGATGAGCCCATTGGGAAGAATGACGGGTCAGTGGCAGGGGTGCGCTACTTCCAGTGCGAAGCCCTGCGAGGTATATTCACCCGCCCGTCCAAGCTGTCTGGCACAGAGGGGGAGTCTAATGGAACTCTGACGGAACCGCCTTCCCGCGCCACATCACCCACGCCTTCCGTTGATAGCGTAGCCTCTCATACACCTGCCGCAAAATCCATGATGCCCTCTACTACCCCAGCAGCCAAGAAGCCCTCCACCACTACACCAGCGACACCAGCTACGCCAGCGACACCAGCTACGCCAGCTACAAACCTTGTGCGCAcaaacagtgaatctgtctCCAACCTCTCAGAGACGGGATCAGTCAAGAAGGGGGAAAGGGAACTGAAGATGGGCGACCGTGTACTG GTTGGTGGTACAAAGGCAGGGGTGGTACGTTTCCTTGGAGAAACAGATTTTGCCAAAGGCGAATGGTGCGGTGTGGAGTTGGACGAGCCTTTAGGAAAGAATGACGGGGCAGTGGCAGGCACAAG ATATTTTCAGTGCCAACCCAAGTATGGCTTATTTGCTCCAGTGCACAAAGTCACGCGCATCGGCTTCCCCTCCACCACGCCAGCCAAAGCAAAAACTACAGTTCGGAAAGTAGTGGCCACACCATCAGGGCTGAAGAGAAGCCCCAGTGCCTCCTCCATCAGTAGCATGAGCTCCGTGGCATCCTCTGTCAGCGCCAAACCTAGCCGCACAGGCCTG CTGACAGAGACATCATCACGGTATAATCGAAAGATTTCTGGCACTACAGCCCTGCAGGAGGCATtgaaggagaagcagcaacATATTGAGCAGCTCATGGGTGAGAGGGACATGGAGAGAGCTGAGGTCATCAAGGCCACAAGCCATGTTGGAGAGATGGAGCAAGAAATTAACCTGCTCAGGGATGACCACGAGCAG ATGGAGACTAAGATGGATCAGTTACGCACCTTGGTAGAAgctgcagacaaagacaaagtggAGCTACTGaatcagctggaggaggagcgtAG GAAAGTGGAGGACCTTCAGTTCCGTGTAGAAGAAGCTTGTATTACCAAAGGAGATCTGGAG ACGCAGACCAGACTGGAGCATGCCCACATTAAGGAGCTTGAACAGAGCCTGCTCTTTGAAAAGACCAAAGCTGAGAAACTCCAAAGAGAGTTAGAAGACACTAGG GTTGCTTCTGTGTCGGAAAGATCCCGTGTAATGTATCTTGAGAGGGACCTTACACTGCGTACAAGAGAGGTAGCTGACCTGCAGCTGCGCCTGGGAACCGAGCCGGGCTCTGGGGACTCtactctttctcctctcctggAAGAGATACACTCTCTGAGGGATCAGTTGGCTGCCCAAGAAGCCAAACAGCAAGAAGAGCTGACTACATACAAGGAGAAGCAAGATGCTCAAGAGAAGATCCACAGTAAGGAAGTTGCTCAGCTTCAGGCCACATCTGTGAGGCTCTCTGGTGAAAACGAACAGGTGCAAATGCGCTTAAGCCAAGCTGAGAAGGAGAACGCCGACATCACTGAACTGTGGCGTTCCAAGTTGGAGTCTTCTGTTGCCTCTCACCAGCAAACCCTAGAGGAGTTGAAGGTGTCCTTCAGCAAAGGTGCAGGTGCCCAGACAGAAGAGCTTGTAGAAACCAAAAGTGCACTTGAGACACTGAAGTTAGAGCACAAGTTGGCTGTGGAGGAGGCGGGAGCCAAACATGATGCTAACACCGCAGCTTGGACTCAGGAGACACGGGCACTGAAAGCACAGCTGCTGTCTTTGACGGAAGACAAGGAGCGACTGGAGGAGTTGGTACGGTCCAGCGTTGACAAAACAGAGGAGCAGCACCTTGTGGAGATGGAGGATGTCCTTGGAAAGCTTCATACTGCCGAACTTAGGGTTAAGGAGcttgaggagaaagaagaagtgttGGCACAACAGGCCCAAGACAAGGACAGACAGACCAAAGACCAGATGGCAGAAGTGGTGGCTCTGCGCAGCAAAATTGCACAAGGTAGCCAGGAGGTGGTGACCCTGAAGAGTCAGTTAGAGAAGGTTCAGAGCCAAGAAAACCACCAGGGTTCCAAG GTTAGTGAGCTGAGCTCTCAGTTGGAGGGTCAACAGAAGGAAGTCCTCTCTTTACAGCAGACTCTGACCACTGTGAAGCAGGACAACGACACCCTTGAACAAGAACTTGGAGGCTTG AAACAAAAGTTGGCTGaaagcacagaggagcagacaaAATCAGCTAAATCTATGCAAG AAACCCTTGAGAAGCTTAATAAGAAGGAAGAGCAGTGCACATCCCTGACCACAGAGTCAGAGTCTCTGAGAAGTCAACTCGCCG GGCTAGAGAGGAAGCTgaatgctgcagatgaaaagCTGGAGCAGCTTTCAAAAGACAAAAGCAAGCTGGAAAAGGACATTTCAGAAGTGATGACGGCATCTGGGGACAGCTCAGTACAACTGACCAAAATGAATGAAGACCTCATACAGAAAGAAAG GAGGCTTGAGGAGTTCCAGAGTCAACttgcagaggagaaggagaaggttGCACACTTGGATGAAAAACTCCAGCAGGAACTCTCCCGCAAAGAGCAGGAGCTGAAAGAGAGCAACGATGCACATAACTCTCAGATGAAAGACCTTCAGGAAAAAATTGATAGCTTG GAGAAGACTGCTAAACAGGGTGCGACCCTGGTTGGGGAGCTGAAGGCCTCTCAAGAGAAATCCCTCTCTGAGGCCTCAGAGCTCCACGTGAAGGAACTTGACGTGCTGCAGAGTCAGGTGGAAACGTTGAAGCAGGAGCTCTCGTCCTCCAAAGACAAAACCCAGGAGCTGAAAAAGCTGGTGTCCGAGCTGCAGCCATACAAGGAACAGGCTCAG TGCCTTTCTGCTGAGCTTGACACCTGCAAGCATGATGTTGAACAATTGTCGaaaaaactggaaaagcagAGCCTAGATCTGGAAAAGGTGTGTAAGGAAAGTGAGGATGTTAAGGCTGTGAGAGGAAAACTGGAGACACAGCTTTCAGATTTGCAGACTAAGCTCTCTGCCCTTGAGGTTACTCACCAGGAGCTTTCACTCCGGAATGAAGAACTGCTAAAAACCAGAGATGAGCTCTCAAAACGTCAAGAAGAGTTACTCACCAACAACAAGCGCTCGGATGAGGAACGGGTTGTATTGAACAAAGAGTTGGAGAAGCTCAGAGATCTTCTTCAGCAAGTGCAGACTGAAAACAAGAACCTGACGCGTACTAAAGGTGAAAAAATAGCCCAAATCGAGGAGCTTCAAAAGCAAAATGCAGAAAAGAACGACTTGCTCCTAAAGCATCAGCAGGACATTGAGCAACTACAGGCTAAAAAGAAGCAACTGCTTGAGGATTATGAAAAGGTCTGTAAAGAGAGGAGCCGGCTTGAAGAGGACGCCAACGAAAGCAGGTCAAAGCTCACGTGTGAGAAGGACGATCTCATTTTAGAGAGAGATGCTGCTAGAAATGCCAAAAAGTCTCTCGATGCTAAGAATGCTGAACTGCAGGAAAAACTCAAATCCTTGAACTTGGAAAAAGAAGATCTTACAATGAAGAATACCCAGCTGCAGGCActcacagaaacactgacaaaaGAGAAGGTGGAGATGTCCTCTGAGATCAGTGCCTCTGTGTGCGATAAAAAGAACCTGGAGACAGTGAAGGAAGAGCTCCAGAATAAGCTTGCTGTTACAAAGAAAGACCTGGAGACTTCTATCCGTGAATGTGAAGAACTGAAGGCCTCAAAAAGGAGCCTGAGCCAGATGCTGGAGGAGTTCAAGACAAGCAGTCAGGTGACCGATTCTGAGAGAGTTCACCttctgcaggagaaagaaaacctgCTTGCGATCCAAAGAAAAGTCTGTAACGAGAAGGAAGAGCTCCTCAGAGAGATggaagaaataaaggaaaagctTCAAACCTCAACAGAACAACAGTTTCAGGCCAATGAGAAATTCAAAGAAGTATCATCGTCCTTTGAGCAAGAGAGGCAAGTGTTTCGTCTTCAGAATTCTGAAACTGAGATGTCTCTGCATGCTATTCGAAAGGAAAAGATGAGCCTGGATTCAGCACTAGAGCAGCAGAAAATGGATTATGAGCGTTTGGCAGGGGAGaagggagagctggaggagaaacaaacCAAGGCCTTATCTGAGAAAAGTCTTCTTTCTCTTGAGCGTGATAAGCTGGCTAGTGATGTTCGTTTAACTAAGGACGAGATGGACAGTTACTCCAGATCTAATGCCGACCTCATTCAAGAGAAATCTCATCTATCAACATTGCTAGAGGAAAACAAACGGCAAAAAGATGAAGTTGAAGCGGAGGTGACCTCTTTGAAACGAGAAAAGGCTGAACTACAGAATGAACTGCAGAAACAAAACTCTGATATTGAAAATCTTGAAAAGGGCAAACGTGAACTTGTTCAAGAACATGGTAAATTAAAAATGGATTTTGAGAAGACCAATTTAGAACTTGTGCAACAGCTGGATAACCTGACGAAAAATGGTCATCGTCTGCAGTCGCTGCAAACTGAAGCTGACAAGAAGGTGCAGTCTCTGCAGAAAGAGAACCAGGGGCTGCTTCAGGAGATCCAAGAGTTTAAAGCTCAGACTGAATCGATGGCAGATGCAAAGCAGCTCCTTGAGACCCAGCTACAAGCTGAATCCGGTGAACGGACGAAAGAGATGTCCCATAAGGATGGTCTTTCCAAACAAATCGATGAACTGCAGAAAACATTGTCCAAAGCtacacaagaaaataaacagatctCTTCAAACCTTAAGAATGCTGATGAGCAAAACCAGTCTTTTATTGTGGATAAGGAGGCTTTGGAAACACAGTTGAAGCAGCGAGAGAAAGAAACCAGTCACTTGACGGAAGATAAAGAGCAGTTACTATCTAAGCTTGAGGAGATGGGCAAACAGATGACCCTCTTGACCACAGAGAAAGAGGACCTTCTAGCTGCACAGTGTAAAGTAGAGCAGGATGTTTCTTCTCTCCATGCCAACAAAGAAAATTGGCTCACAGAACGATCAAGGCTGCTCGAAGAGTTGGAGAAGTTGCAGGTTAGCCAGAAACAATTGGAGGTTGACGTCAAGGCCCTACAAACCGATAAAGAAGTTTTGGATAAGCAGTACAGGAATGCCGTCGCAGAGGTATCAgcttctgctgcagtgaaagaAGAGATTTCCTCCAGCGTCTCAGGGTTAACAGCCCAGAAGAATTCCCTGCAGGTGGAGAGAGATGAAGCCATCCAGGAAGTCAGGCAGCTCGAGTCCCAActaaaaaatgtcatttctaAGCAGCTTGAG GCTACAGAGGCCTCTGGCACGACTGCTGAGGCTCTCGAACAGCTGGCTAAAGAGAAGGCCAGTTTGATTCAGGAGAAGAACGAGGCCACGTCTTTGCTGGTCGAGCTGCGCAGCTCCCAAAAGGAGACGGACACTCAG ctggaaacactgaaaaaggaGAATTCCAAGCACCAAGAGGATCTGAAAGTTTCCAAAGATCAGCTTCACACAGAAAGTCAGAAGATCAAGAGTCTGTGCAAGGAAAT cGAGGAGCATAAAGAGGCGGTTTCTGTGAAGTCGCAGTCCCTGCAGACTCTgcaggatgaaaacaacaagCTGACTCAGGAGCTGgataacaaacacagagaccAGAGTGATGTCTCGAAG CTCAAAGATGGGCAGACAAAACTCAAAAAGCAGTTGGGACAGTTGAAGCAAAG CCTGCCAATTAATGCCTTCAG TGAGAGCACCTTGAAGGAGCAGTTGGACAAGGAGAAGGCCGCCCTCCAACAGTCCGTCCATAAAAACAGTGCCTTAATCTCAGAAAAGGACCAGCAGGTGGAAAACCTGAGGAGCGAG CTGACTGCACTGCGCGGGGAAAGTGTCTCGGCTAAGGCGCTGCAGGGAACTATTCAGGCCTTGGAGCGGGACAAGGCCAATCTACAGGAGCGTGTTCAGAGACTGGAGAAGGACCTGGCTGCAGGGCCTGAGAACATCAACCACTCGTCAG GTGATGCTGCTTCGGACCAGTCAAGGGAGGATAAGGACACTGCAGACAGTCAG GCAGCG ATTGAGTTCCTGAATTCAGTCATCGTCGACCTCCAGAAGAAGAACAAGGAACTCAAGGACAAGCTGGAGAAAATGGCAGAGGCTGCTCTCAATGGGAATAATCGGAGTGAGCTGGATAACTACGACGG CAACGGACAGGAACCCGTGAAGAAGAAGGTGCCCCCGAGGCTGTTCTGTGACATCTGCGACTGCTTCGACCTCCACGACACCGAGGACTGTCCCACGCAAATGCAGATGCCCGACTCGCCCCCACACACCACCTACCACGGCTGTAAGGAGGATCGGGCCTACTGTGACATCTGTGAGGTCTTTGGCCACTGGACCGAATCCTGTACTGACGATCAGACCTTTTAA